The following DNA comes from Bacillota bacterium.
TTCTGTGGTTATGGATGAAGGCTTATGGTGAAGGTGGTTGCTCAAACCACAGCGAGGGCATGTAATTTCTAACTCCAGACATTCCCTGTATTTACCTAATAGCTTATTACATCTTGCACACCTGAATTCTGTTAACATTAATCCTCCCCCTTTTTACAACACCACCATAAATCACCCCAATTACTAGAAAATACCATAAGCGAATTAGAACTTACACTATATTTTTATTATAATATAATAATATAATAATAATCACTAAAATATTTCTTTTTATACTTGTTATCTATAAAATAACTATGTTAACATAAAGATAATCTATTCATGTTTTTCGACATATAAATAAACTTTCCTTCTGGTTTTGCATAAATTTTTTTAAAATTTTTAAAAGTATTTGTTATCAATATGCTAACTGTGTTATAATTTTGTTAACCTAATTATTGCTATTCGACGTCCGATTAAATTTCCTCCTGTTCAAGAACAAAAAATTTTTATCAAACAAACCATAAAAATAAAAAATAATATAATAGAAAAATAAAAAATAATATAATAGACAGTCTGGAAAAACAATGTTAATCTATCTGGTGGTAAATTTATTTTATTCAAACAAAAGGAGCTCTTTTATGAAAAAACATCAATATAAAAAGCCTTATTCCTCTCTGCAGACCGTCGAGCGCACATTACAAATCTTAAATTTCTTTTCTGAACAGCAACCAGAGTTATCTTTGAGTGAAATTAGCCGCCTGCTTAATACCTCAAAACCAGTTGCTTTAAAATATCTCAACACTCTTCAAACTTTTGGATTCTTGAGACGAAATG
Coding sequences within:
- a CDS encoding Com family DNA-binding transcriptional regulator — protein: MLTEFRCARCNKLLGKYRECLELEITCPRCGLSNHLHHKPSSITTESKYSAYRPAVVKSQALTNPYITNR